GATCTGGTCGCCATGTGTGTGAACGACCTGATTGTGCAGGGCGCCGAGCCACTGTTCTTCCTCGACTACTACGCCACCGGCAAGCTGGACGTGGAAACCGCCACTTCAGTGGTAAACGGTATCGGCGAAGGCTGCTTCCAGTCAGGTTGTGCCCTGATTGGTGGTGAAACCGCCGAAATGCCAGGCATGTACGAAGGCGAAGACTATGACCTGGCCGGTTTCTGCGTGGGCGTGGTTGAAAAGGCCGACATCATCGACGGCACCAAGGTGAAAGCAGGCGATGCCCTGATTGCCCTGGCGTCCAGCGGTCCTCACTCAAATGGTTACTCTCTGATCCGTAAGGTACTGGAAGTGAGCAAGGCCGATCCTCAAATGGATCTCAATGGCAAGCCGCTTATCAAGCACCTGCTGGAACCCACCAAGATTTATGTCAAATCACTGCTGAAACTGATTGCCGAAAGCGAAGTACACGCCATGGCACACATCACTGGCGGTGGTTTCTGGGAAAATATCCCACGCGTACTGCCTGAAAACTGCAAAGCCGTGGTTCAGGGCGACTCCTGGCAGTGGCCTGTGGTATTTGACTGGCTGCAAACTGCCGGCAATATCGAAACCTATGAAATGTACCGCACCTTTAACTGCGGCGTGGGTATGATTGTTGCCCTGCCCGCCGACAAGGTGGAAGCGGCCCTTGAACTCCTCAAGGCCGAAGGCGAAAACGCCTGGCACATCGGCCATATCGCCGAGCGTATCGGCGATGAAGAGCAGGTGGAGATCCTCTGATGAGTTGTCGCGTCGTTGTCCTTATCTCCGGCAGTGGCAGTAATCTGCAGGCCATTATTGACCAGTGTCAGGGCCGCAGTGGCATTGAACTGGTTGGCGTTATCAGCAATAAGCCCGACGCCTATGGTTTGGTACGTGCCCACCATGCCGAGATAAATACCAGCTGCGTTATCGCCCAAAAAGGTGAAAAGCGCGCTGACTATGACGCGCGACTCACCGCGGCCATTGAGGCCTATCAGCCCGACCTTATCGTGCTGGCAGGCTTTATGCGTATTCTCAGCGAAGGCTTTGTCAGCCGCTATCTGGGTAAGATGCTGAATATCCACCCTTCGCTGCTGCCCAAGTACACCGGGCTGGATACCCATCAGCGCGCCATTGATGCCGGCGATAGCGAGCATGGTGCCAGTGTGCATTTTGTTACGCCCGAGCTGGATGCCGGTCCCGTGGTGTTACAAGCCAAAGTACCCATCTATGAGGGTGACGACGCTCAGACACTTGCGGAGCGGGTGCATGAGCAGGAACATGCCATCTACCCTCTGGTGGTCAAATGGTTTGCCGCGGGTCGCTTGAAGATGGATGCCCATGGCGCTTATCTTGATGGCAGCCTGATTGGTCCCGGCGGTTACGCGCCAGACTGAGCAGCCTTTCGCGATAGACAAATGCAAGATGCGTTGCCATTTGGCAATGATTGAAGAAAGAGGCCCAAAGGCCTCTTTTTTTATCCGCCATATCCTTGCCCCAGAGGGCGAGGCTTATTTGGCACCTCACCCGCCCCTTCGCTAAACCTTGACCATCACGACTAACTTGCTCTGTTATCGTTGAATTTGCCGACGAATTGGCTTTAGATAAATGGGCCGTCCATTATTTTCGCCAGCGACGGAACCTTGAACAGGATTTTTCAATGAAAAACATCATCTGTGATATCGACGGAGTACTGCTGCACGACAACAAACTGGTGCCCGGCAGCGACAAATTTATTCATCGGGTGCTGGAGCAAGGCAACCCCCTGGTTATTCTGACCAATTACCCGGTACAAACCGGCAAAGATCTTCAAAACCGCCTCGAAGCCGCGGGCATTAACGTCCCCGAGGAATGCTTTTATACCGCCGCCATGGCCACCGCCGACTTTTTGAAACATCAGGAAGGCAGTAAAGCCTTTGTGATTGGCGAGGGTGCCCTCACCCACGAGCTCTACAAGGCCGGTTTTACCATTACCGACATCAACCCCGACTTTGTGATTGTGGGTGAGACCCGCTCCTACAACTGGGACATGATCCATAAAGCGGCACGGTTTGTTGCCGATGGCGCCCGCTTTATTGCCACCAACCCCGATACCCATGGCCCGGCGTTTTCCCCGGCTTGCGGCGCCCTGTGCGCGCCCATTGAGCGGATCACCGGCCGTAAACCCTTTTATGTGGGTAAACCCAGCAGCTGGATTGTGCGCTCGGCCTTAAACCACATCAACGGCCACTCAGAAAACACGGTTATCATTGGTGACAATATGCGCACCGATATTCTGGCAGGCTTCCAGGCTGGGCTTGAGACCATATTGGTACTCACAGGTGTGAGCCGTCTTGAAGACATAGAGAAAGAGCCTTTCAGGCCCAATCACGTGTTTAATTGTGCCGGTGACATCGATATTTTCTGACCTGCCCCCAATCCGGAACAACACACTGCCGCCAGTGCTTCAGCGACCGGTAAAGCTGAGATGCTACCAGCTGGCGCATGTTCACAAATTGACACATAAAAATGGCCGTTTGCCTTGTCATGGGTAAGCGGCCTTTGTCATTATGGGCGCCGCAAATCAAACGCAAAACACAATAACAACAGAATACCAACAAGGTACCCTATGAAATCACTGCTCCCTCTGGGACTTGTGCTGCTGACCGCCTGCAGCCAGGGCGGCCAGACTGCCGCTACGGCACCGTCGCCGGATTTTAATGAGGCACGTTTCAGGAACGACATCAAAATCCTCTCTTCTGACGCCTTCGAAGGCCGTGCCCCAACCACCGCCGGTGAAAAGCTTACTCTCGACTACCTCACCACTGCCTTTAAAGCCGCCGGACTCAAAGGCGCCAACAATGGCAGCTTTTTACAAAGCGTGCCCATGGTGACCTACAACGCCTCTGAACAGCAGGCGATTCGCCTCGGCAATCTTCATCCTGCGTACCGTAAAGACATAGTGCTCGGCAGCCGCCACAACAATCAGGGCGTGGAGATAAGCAAGGCACCACTGGTGTTTGTGGGCTATGGCATCAAGGCGCCTGAATACGACTGGGACGATTATGCAGGCCTGGATATGCAGGGAAAAATTGCGGTCATTCTGGTGAACGACCCCGGATTTGCCGCACCCGAATCCGGCAAGTTCAAGGGCAAGGCCATGACCTACTACGGCCGCTGGAGCTATAAATTTGAAGAAGCGAGCCGCCAGGGTGCCCTTGGCGCCATCATCATTCATGACACTGCACCCGCATCTTACCCCTGGTCTGTGATTGAAAACAGCTGGACCGGGCCACAGCAGGATCTGGCAGATGCCAATCAAACTGATGGCAGAATACAAGTGGAAGGTTGGATGACCCTGGACACCGCCAGGGCGCTCTTTGACGGAGCAGGTTTATCACTGGACACCCTGAGCCAACAAGCCGCACTGACACCGGGTAACCACGACTTAAAGCAAAGTGCAGATATCGCCTTTGCCAACAGCGCCACCTTTACCGACAGTTATAATCTGGTGGCGACCCTGCCGGGCACCGACAGAGCCGACGAGCATATCCTTTTTACCGCCCACTGGGACCACATCGGCAAAGACGACAGTCGCGACGGCGATAAAATCTATAATGGTGCCCTCGACAACGCCTCCGGTACCGCAGGTATAGTGGAAATCGCCAGACAGTTTGCGGCGCTGGATGCCATGGGCTTTAAAAACCGCCGCTCCATCACCTTTATCGCTACCACGGGTGAAGAGCAGGGTCTGCTGGGCTCAAGGTACTACGCTGCCAATCCGCTGTTTCCCATCGACAAGACCATTGCGGTGCTGAATCTGGACTCAACCAATGTGTTTGGCCGTACCAAGGACTTTACCATTGTGGGGAAAGGCCAATCCCAGCTGGAAGACTATCTTGTCGCCGCGGCCAAAGCCCAGGGACGGGAAGCAGTTGCCGAAAAGAATCCGGCCTCTGGCGGTTTCTTTCGCTCCGATCACTTCAGCTTTGCCAAGCTCGGCGTTCCGGCATCCTTCGCCGGTGGCGGCAGTATCCCACTGGACGATGCCACTGCCGCTTATAAGACCGAGATGCAGCTGAAAATGAAAGGCTGCTACCACAATGTATGCGATGAGTATCGCGCCGATTGGGACTTATCCGGCGCCTTGCAGGACTTGGCCATCTATTACGATGTCGCAAGAACCCTGGCCAACAATGAACACAGGCCCGGCTATTATCAAAAGAGCGAGTTTTATCCGTTAAGACCCGCCAATTAACAGATCTCAGGGCACCTCAATGGTGCCCTGCTTATTTTCCGAGCAAACAAGCTTCCCGACGTCAACGGGCTTAAAGCCCGTCCTCCATTGCAGATAAACCAAGTGTCTCGCCCCGAAGCCAAGCCCCATTAAATCATCACCAATAAAATCGCACCATTTTTAACGAAATCTCATTAAATGCAACCATGACACAAACGCATCAGCACAAAATAAGCCACAAAAATAGCATTTCAATATTTTTATTGTTTGCTTATTGCAGATTTCGCTGGCAAAGTGACAAAACATAGATGCCTCAGAAGTTAAGTGCGGAGTTTGTTATGTGTTCCATATTTGCCATTCTCGATATCCAATCCGATGCCAGTGCCATGCGCCAGGTGGCATTGGAAATGTCCAAACTGCTGCGTCACCGTGGCCCCGACTGGTCAGGTATTTACGCCGACGACCACGCCGTGCTGGCCCATGAGCGTCTTGCCATTGTCGACATTGAACATGGCGCCCAGCCACTTATCAGTGAAGATGGCAGCCTGGTACTGGCGGTGAATGGTGAAATCTACAACCACAAAGAACTCAAGGCAGAGCTTGGGGACAAGTACAGCTACCAGACCAACAGCGACTGCGAAGTCATACTCGCGCTGTATCAGGAATACGGCAGTGACTTTCTCGACAAACTCAACGGCATCTTCGCATTCGTACTCTATGACAAGGCCAAGGGCAGCTACCTGATTGGCCGCGACCACATAGGCATCATTCCGCTCTACACCGGCCGTGACGCCAAGGGTAACTTTTATGTGGCCTCAGAAATGAAGGCACTGGTACCCGTGTGCAAAACCGTCGAAACCTTTGCCCCCGGCCACTATCTGTCTAGCGCAGACGCTGCGCCGGTGCGTTACTATCAGCGCGATTGGCAAGCCTTTGATGCAGTGGCCGACAACGAGGCCAGTGTCGAGGAACTTCGCGCCGCACTGGAAGCGGCGGTCAAGCGCCAGCTGATGTCTGACGTACCCTACGGTGTATTGCTGTCCGGCGGCCTGGACTCGTCCATCGTGTCGGCCATCACCCAAACCTTTGCCAAGCGCCGCATCGAAGACAACGATGAGAGCGAAGCCTGGTGGCCACAGCTGCACTCCTTCGCGGTGGGTCTCAAGGGCTCGCCGGACTTGGCGGCCTCCCGCAAGGTAGCCGATGCTATTGGCACCATACACCACGAAATTCATTTCACCTTTCAGGAAGGGCTGGATGCCATCAAGGACGTGATTTATCACCTGGAAACCTATGATGTGACCACCATACGTGCCGCCACGCCAATGTACCTGATGGCCCGTAAAATCAAGGCCATGGGCATCAAGATGGTACTCTCTGGCGAAGGCGCTGATGAGCTGTTTGGCGGCTACCTGTATTTCCACAAGGCGCCAAACCCGCAGGCCTTCCACGAAGAGTTGGTGCGTAAACTGGACAAGCTGCACCTGTTCGACTGCCTGCGTGCCAACAAAGCCATGGCGGCCTGGGGTCTGGAGGCGCGCGTCCCCTTCCTCGACAAGGAATTTATGGATGTGGCCATGCGTTTAAACCCTGCGGCCAAGATGTCCGGTAAGGGCAAAATCGAGAAACACATTCTGCGTGAAGCCTTCGAACACAAGCTGCCCGCGGAAATTGCCTGGCGCCAGAAGGAACAGTTCAGTGATGGTGTGGGTTACAGCTGGATTGACGGTCTCAAGGAGCAGGCTGCGGCTAAAGTGGATGACTTGCAGCTTGCCAACGCCCGCTTCCGCTTCCCGCACAACACCCCGGAAACCAAGGAAGCCTACTTCTACCGCTGCTTCTTTGAAGAGCTGTTCCCGCTGGAGTCAGCGGCCCTTACGGTTCCCGGTGGCAAGAGCGTAGCCTGCTCGACGCCTGAGGCTTTGGCCTGGGATGCCAGCCTGCAAGGGATTATCGACCCCTCCGGACGCGCCGTGCGCGAAGTGCACGCCCAAAGCTACTGATGACTGTGTTCCTGTGAGCCGCCATTTGGTAATAAGCGGCCATGGAAGCGCACAATGTCGTAAAAAAGCCCCATCTTTGGGGCTTTTTTACAGGATTTGATGCTGCGCTTTATAAAGGCGCTGTGTCAGCGAGTCTCAAGGCAATTAACGTATGGGATTGCCCCGTGCTTTAGCCAGAGTATCAAGCCGCTCCCTGGCCTTATCCAGAATCATCTGTTGCCGCTGGGCGTTGGCCTGATGCCAATCGAGGATTTCCTGATAGCTGCGCCCGCAACCCATACAGATGTCCTCTTCGGTAAGGCAGCAATTGCGAACGCAGGGAGACGGTAACTTATCCATGTCAGGTCAGCTTTTTAAAGTAGTGTGCCTTTTCCAGCTCACGTACTTCCATGGTCAGGCTGGATGCCTGGATCTCCACGCCATCAATAGCGACGGCAATCGCGTCCATCAGTGCCCGTTTTTGCTCACTGCTGCGCCCGGGCATGATGCTGATGTTTACATGGATAAAGCTGTCGTCGCCCTCCCCGGTTTTGGCAGCTTCAGCCTGATGGGCCCGGGTTTTAATGGAAGCAGGCTCGAACAGGCCGCTGGCGACCATGGCGCTGTGGCAGGCACGCGTCAGGCCCTCGGCAACGTCATAACCGGGAACATTGGCAGAAAAATCAATAATACAGTGAGGCACTTTAGCTCCTATTCAGACCAAACGGCATATTCATTGCCACTGGGACAGGCAAAGTGAAAACGGCGACCACCGGGGAAACTGAATACCGACCGCACTATGCGTCCCCCATGATGCATGATGTGCTCCTGCTTCGCCGTTAAATCGTTGCTGTAGAGCACCAACAAAGGCCCGGCAGCCGCAGTGAAACTCACGTCGGCCTGATAAAAGCCGCCATCGATACCGGCATCCAAAAAGCAGCTGTATTCGGGGCCATAATCGAGAAATGCCCAGCCAAAAACGGCACTGAAAAAGGCCTTGCTCTCAGCCAGTTTGCTGCAGGGAATTTCCAGATAGTTGATGGTGTTCACTCGGTTCATCGGGTCTCCTTACCGCCGACGGACACTTAAGCCATTCGACTGATTATGCCCACGCTATGGCCAGTTTAGGCCTGCAGCAGTCCGGCTACAAGGCCTATGAGACCGCCAAACACACCGCCCCACACCACAAGCCAGCCCAAATGCTCCCGGATCATGTCCTGTACCAGGCGTTTGACCAGTTCGGGGGTGAGTTCATCGAGGCGATTTTGCACTATCTGCGCTATCTGATTCTTAAAGTCTGACAGCATATCCGGCTGTTCCAGTGCGGATTTAAGCTGCTCGTGGAAATTATCAGACGCGGCAATGTCGATAAGGGACGCCTTCATTTTTTCTTCGAAGGGAGCCTTCATCGGCGCCAGGGCTTCAACGCCACCGAACATGGCCAACATACCACCAAAGGACGACTGGGCCACCGTTTCCACCAAGGCATCAAAGGCGGGGGTTAAATCGACGCCGGCGATGACCCCGGATAAGTCCAAAGCCCTGTGGCCGGCGCCGTCACTCAAAAAGCGGTCTATATTTTCGTCGGTGAAAAACTGCTGCATCATGAGTTCGTGAATTGCCTTTTTAAAGGACTCGAACTTGGCGGGAATCACACCAGAGCCATAAAGCCCGGGCACTTTTTCAAACAACATGTGCACGGCCAGCTCGTTGGTAAGCGCGCCGGAGAGTGAAAACAGACCGACCGAGGTCAGCAGTGGTTGCCCACCCGCAAAGCCCGCCGCCGTAACGGCCGCGGCCAACCCATTGGTTACCAGCCCTTTATTCATCAAATCCCCCAGTTGGACAACAAACAAAACGACGGCATTTTAGCAAGGAGTCCAACCGAGGCCAACGCCCTCAACGTTCGGCAAGTACCTGATAGATACTGCGATCGCCGGTTTCTGTATCCAGCACGACCGAAGTATTGGCATCCACCAGAGTGCGGCGCACACACAGGACATCAGTTTCACCGGCAAGCTCCATGGCTTTGTCTGCGAGCAAATCGGCAACACCGTGATCGCGATAGGCCGGGGTGACATAGCTGTCATCGAAATACCACAGCGGTTTAAGGTGCAACGACGAGTAAGAAGGATAAAGCTGAATGAATCCCACCGCGTTGTGCTCGTCCATGGCGACGAAAATCACAGAATCATTTTCGGCCAGACGCGCTGAGAGAAACTCGCGCACGCCAGTGGGGTCGGACACAGAGCCAAGGCTCTGGCGGTAGGCGTTAAACAGGGGAACAAGGTTGTCGAGATCCTTGTCGGAGGCTAAACGTATTTGCATGCTTCTTCCTTGAATTATCCAAAGCTCCAGGGCCCAGAAAGACTCAAATGAAGGTAACACAATGAAATTAAAAAAGACACAGGCGGATTTAACACTTAAATCCAGGGTGGCAGCCAGTTAAAAGGCACGGGAAAACCCAGGGTAAAGAGTGCGGTATTGTGCGGTGTTTTTACGCCTGGGCCGATACACATCGGCAGCACTGTCTGTCTGGGCTGGCGTTACAAACAATGACAGTTAACGCTGCCAGCACTGCGTTGGGGCGCTCTCATTGCCCGTCCTGATTTCTCGGCCGACGACGCAGATCGCGGTATTCAAAGGATTGGGTGTGTATTCGATCCATGTCCAGGGCACACAGGAAGGCATATTCGGTCACCTTGGCGACCATATCGGGCTCACCGAATAAAAACAGTCGCTTATCTCTGCCAAGCTCGTGCCGCTCCTTTAGAATTTGCGGCACCTCCATCAGGCGGACCCTGTGATTGTCGATACGGTCAGCATCACTCACGGCCGAAATCAGCCCCTGATAGTGCAATGCCTTGTGCTCCAGCATCAACTTAAGCAGGGTGCGATGCAGATAAAGGTCGTCCAGATACTTGCCCCAATGATAGAGACTGATTGGCTTTTGATGACCGCTCTCCAGTGCCGATTGCACCAATCCCAGCGCGGGGCCAATACCTGTGCCAAAGGCCACCACAATCAGCTCATCGCTCCCATAGGTTCCCTGGTAATTACAACGTCCCCAGGGGCGGGTAAGCGACAAGCTGCCCCCTACCTTGACCTCGTCGCACAGCCACTGACTGAAGCGACCATTGCGCTTTCGCCGCACATGCACAGCGAAGGTGCCTTCACCCTGCCCCTGCGCAATACCATAGGTGCGCCCCACGCCTTCGGGGCCACGAATACCGGTACAAAGTCCGGGACTGTATTGAATATCTGAGTCGGGCTTAATCACCAGGCGGGTAACATCCTCACTCAGACTGAGCTTATCAAGGAGCCGCGCACTGACATAAGTCTCCTCGGCAGGACTGCTGAATTTCATGCCCTGTTTGGCCACACACTGACAGGCGTACACCAGCTGCTGCGCTTTCAAGTCGGCTTCCAGTCCCTTCTGAGCCTTGGGGGCAATCTTGCCTTCGTCCAGACGCAGCAAACAACTGCGACACTGACCTTTGGTACAGGAGTAATTGATTGGGTGGCCGAGGCGTTTGAGGGCACTCAGAACGGTTTCGCCGGATTCGGCATGGAAGCGCTGGTTATCCAAAAAAAACAGCGTCATGTGTTGTATGGTTCTCCCTGCCGGGAAGGGGTTGGGCGCTTCAAGATGCTGACTTAGCCCGGCCTTGTCAAGTGAAGCTTAAAAGAGAGGGAGTCACGTCAAATGCGTTGCATGAGTTACGCCACAGAATCATTTGCGCCACAGGTAGTGACGGTCAGAGTAATCGCTGAGCCATTGGGGACGATATACCACAAGCAGGGTAACAGCCATGCCGTTGAGTAAGGCTTCGGGAAACACCATCAGCACCGACAGAGAAAAATAATCCTGCCACAATACGGCTGCCGACTGCATGCCGGTAACCCACAGCCACAGCGACCAAAGGCCTTGGTGACTCACCTGAGAAACACCAGCGTTGAAAAAACCACCGACGAATATCAGCACAAACACATTGCCCGGCAACCAATAAAAGCCGCGATTATGGATAATAAAGGCCAGATACAGTGGCAAACACACCCCCATTAGGGCATAGGCTCCGAAGAGCCCCGGCTGCTTCAACACCAGAAGGCAGTAAAAGGCGCAGGGCAGTAACGCCAGCACAGAGGCAAGACGCCAGGAAAACATCAACATCAGGGTAACCAGGCCTAAGAAGTGAAGCTGCAGCAGATCATGGACCCCGGCATTAAAGAGCCACAGTCCCATTATGGCGCTGAGGGTTATCAGAGCCCTCAGTTGCCTTTCCTTATCGGCCATCAGGCTCAGCATTGCCTCGGCGGGCCAGACAATCCACAACCAAATAGCCAGCAAAGCAGACGCCACACCATCGGCGAAGATGAAGGTGAAGCGCCAGTCGATACTGCCCCACAGATTTTGCCAAAACTCAGCCATGGAAAATCGTTGATTCCCGAGTGAATATGGTTACTCTTGATGACAGTGATTATCACCGATTTTTGGGGAATTAAAACTGTGCTATTCAAAATCGGCCCCCTGGTATTCTGGGCCTTGCTGCTGACAGGCTGCGCTGCATCCACCGAATCCAATGTCGAGCCAGAGGCAAAATATGAAGGCGTTATTCGCGATAAGCTGACCACCAGCATTGCCGAGAATGGCCTTAAGCTCTTTACTTACAGTGTCAGTAATACCCAGGCAATGCCGCCAATATCGGTACAGACGCTGGAATTGACCGGCCGCGACCGACGAAAACGCTCATCCGGCCCTGACTTAACCGAATGGACAGAGCAAATTGAACTTGGACTGAAGCGTACCCTTGCCATGTCGGGCTTTTGCCGTGAAGGCAGCATAGAGATTAGTCGACTCATTCAGGTCGACAGAGCCGAAATTCGCGGAGAATGCACCGAAGGCGCCACCGACGAAGACAGGCAACGCTTTGGAAGACAGGGTTAACGCGCCAGAGCAGTGGCATTTTCGGCGCTGCTTGGGTAGTATTCGCCGCTCGATTGCGCGGAGCTTAATATGAACAGAAGACAGGCACTGATAAAGAAAATGGCCAAACGCACCAAGGCCAGAGAAAACAAGAAAGAAAAGCCCAACGCAGGTGCGACAAAAGACAGATATATCTCCAAAGCTGAGCGCGCCAAACTGGAAGCAGAAGCACAGGCAGCTGAGGTAAAGCTTGCTGACGCATCGAGCAGTGAAACTGATATTGATGCCGATGTTATTGATGCCGACGTTGCCGCTGGTACAGGCAACTGAGTCAATGCCCGGCGCCCCGAATGGTGGGCGCGATTGCAAGCCCGGCATTTTCCAGCATTTCGCCTGATAAAAGAGGCTCCTTTACGGAGCCTCTTTTATGTCATCAACGCCTTGAACAGGCCTATCAAACCTTATCTTTTGGCACTGCACCCGCTTCAGGTGGGCTGGTCTCGGGCACAACCAAAAACTCCGTCGCTTCCTGCGCGCCAATACAGTCTTTCTCCTCGGTGTGCGTCGCCATCTGCACAAAAGATGAAGACAGTGGGCTGCTGCTGGCAGGTACCACCTCTTCGTCGGCCTCTTGCTCAACTGTATCTCGGTGGCCCTCAAAAGACGCCACCAGACGATAGGCCGTATAGACGCCGGCAACACCGAACAGCACTGAGCCCAGTACCTGACCAATCAACACTCCATATACGCCGCCGTATTGGGCGCCAAGCCAGATAAAGGGCAAAGTCCCCAGGGTAGCCTTGCCCACATTAAACACCGTGGAATACTTGGCTTTACCCAGGTTATTGAACGACGCATTGGCCACAAAAAGCGCCCCGGAGAACACAAAAAACACGGCAATATAGGTCAGGAAAAAGCCGATAAATTCCGCCGAGTCCCCCTTAAGGTCAAACGCCCTGATAATCAGGTCCTGGGCCAAAAACAGCAATAAGGCCATGCCTGCCACATAGGCCGTACAAAACAGCAGCGATTGGGTTAAACAATCCCTGAGCCTGTCGTAGCGCCGGGCACCAAAATTTTGTCCAACGATAGGGCCAATGGCCCCGGAAAGGGCAAAGATCATCCCAAAGGCCACAGGGGTCAAACGCCCCAGCACGGCCCATCCCGCCACATAGGCATCACCATAGTCAGCGATGGCGCGGGTCATAAAACCGTTACCTATTGGGGTTGCCACATTGGTGAGCATGGCCGGCCCGGCAATGGCGAAAATCGGCTTTAAGTCGCCAACAAAAGCATCGAGGGTGGGTTTGCTGCCGAGCCCATGTTTAACAAACACGCCGCGC
The window above is part of the Shewanella litorisediminis genome. Proteins encoded here:
- a CDS encoding 2Fe-2S iron-sulfur cluster-binding protein; translated protein: MTLFFLDNQRFHAESGETVLSALKRLGHPINYSCTKGQCRSCLLRLDEGKIAPKAQKGLEADLKAQQLVYACQCVAKQGMKFSSPAEETYVSARLLDKLSLSEDVTRLVIKPDSDIQYSPGLCTGIRGPEGVGRTYGIAQGQGEGTFAVHVRRKRNGRFSQWLCDEVKVGGSLSLTRPWGRCNYQGTYGSDELIVVAFGTGIGPALGLVQSALESGHQKPISLYHWGKYLDDLYLHRTLLKLMLEHKALHYQGLISAVSDADRIDNHRVRLMEVPQILKERHELGRDKRLFLFGEPDMVAKVTEYAFLCALDMDRIHTQSFEYRDLRRRPRNQDGQ
- a CDS encoding DUF2986 domain-containing protein, whose product is MNRRQALIKKMAKRTKARENKKEKPNAGATKDRYISKAERAKLEAEAQAAEVKLADASSSETDIDADVIDADVAAGTGN
- a CDS encoding MATE family efflux transporter, producing MTQAKFVEGSILRHILVMSSTAAVGISALFVVDLLDIFFLSLLGEAELAAAVGYAGTISFFTTSIGIGLSIALGAQVSRAIGARETEHAKRLLMSSLLVTLAVSCLVSLLVSLNIPALLTLVGATGHTAELAADYLRILVPSLPFICLAMALGAALRAVGDAKLSMVSTLVGGGVNLVLDPILIFVLAMGIEGAAVASVLARLSVMLVAGRGVFVKHGLGSKPTLDAFVGDLKPIFAIAGPAMLTNVATPIGNGFMTRAIADYGDAYVAGWAVLGRLTPVAFGMIFALSGAIGPIVGQNFGARRYDRLRDCLTQSLLFCTAYVAGMALLLFLAQDLIIRAFDLKGDSAEFIGFFLTYIAVFFVFSGALFVANASFNNLGKAKYSTVFNVGKATLGTLPFIWLGAQYGGVYGVLIGQVLGSVLFGVAGVYTAYRLVASFEGHRDTVEQEADEEVVPASSSPLSSSFVQMATHTEEKDCIGAQEATEFLVVPETSPPEAGAVPKDKV